In one Flavobacteriales bacterium genomic region, the following are encoded:
- a CDS encoding metalloregulator ArsR/SmtB family transcription factor yields the protein MDRLSLTFSALADPTRRAILSRLVSGPASVNELAAPFDMSLPAVSKHLKVLERAQLIKRGREAQWRPCELKAEPLKEADAWIEQYRALWEARFDRLDAYLMELQGKKPRK from the coding sequence ATGGATCGACTCTCGCTCACTTTCTCCGCGCTCGCGGACCCAACACGCAGAGCGATCCTCTCGCGCCTGGTGAGCGGACCTGCCTCGGTGAACGAACTGGCGGCACCATTCGACATGAGCCTGCCTGCGGTGAGCAAGCACCTGAAGGTGTTGGAGCGCGCGCAGCTGATCAAACGCGGACGGGAAGCGCAGTGGCGGCCCTGTGAGCTGAAGGCCGAGCCGCTGAAGGAGGCCGATGCGTGGATCGAGCAGTACCGGGCGCTGTGGGAAGCACGTTTCGATCGGCTGGACGCATACCTGATGGAGCTGCAAGGCAAGAAACCACGGAAATGA
- a CDS encoding SRPBCC domain-containing protein — translation MASAARLIGDREIIITRHIRAPQALVWKACTEPGHIDLWWGPDGFTNRTLRMDFRVGGVWEYTMTGPDEKVWPNLITYREIEPISRLAYDHGDPENPRQFEAELRFEEQNGGTLVTLRTLFASKEARDYVVEHVGAIEGGKQTLAHLDKYTSTLMVQIP, via the coding sequence ATGGCATCAGCAGCACGACTCATCGGCGATCGCGAGATCATCATCACCCGCCATATTCGCGCACCGCAAGCCCTGGTGTGGAAGGCGTGCACGGAACCCGGGCACATCGATCTGTGGTGGGGGCCTGACGGCTTCACCAACCGCACCCTGCGCATGGATTTCCGCGTGGGCGGTGTATGGGAGTACACCATGACCGGTCCGGACGAGAAAGTCTGGCCCAACCTGATCACTTACCGGGAGATCGAGCCGATCAGCCGCTTGGCCTATGACCACGGCGATCCCGAGAACCCCAGGCAGTTCGAGGCCGAATTGCGCTTCGAGGAGCAGAACGGAGGAACCTTGGTGACGCTTCGGACCCTCTTTGCGTCCAAGGAAGCACGGGACTACGTGGTGGAGCATGTCGGTGCGATAGAGGGCGGAAAACAGACCTTGGCTCACTTGGACAAGTACACGAGCACATTAATGGTGCAGATCCCATGA
- the arr gene encoding NAD(+)--rifampin ADP-ribosyltransferase: MGLEQLEEIFANTTFYHGTKSDLRVGDLIEPGFNSNYGQQKTAKYVYLTATLDAATWGAELAQGEGRGRIYIVEPTGHFENDPNLTDTKFPGNPTRSYRTKAALRVVGEVTEWQGHPPEQLQAMKAHLARLKEQGIEAIED, from the coding sequence ATGGGCTTGGAGCAGTTGGAGGAGATCTTCGCGAACACCACCTTCTACCACGGCACGAAGTCCGATCTGCGGGTGGGCGATCTGATAGAGCCCGGCTTCAATTCCAACTACGGCCAGCAGAAGACCGCCAAGTACGTGTACCTGACCGCCACCCTGGATGCCGCCACATGGGGTGCAGAGCTGGCCCAGGGCGAAGGGCGTGGCCGGATCTACATCGTGGAACCCACGGGCCATTTCGAGAACGACCCCAACCTCACGGACACTAAGTTCCCGGGGAATCCGACGCGCTCCTACCGCACCAAGGCCGCCTTGCGCGTGGTGGGCGAAGTAACGGAATGGCAAGGCCACCCCCCCGAACAACTCCAGGCCATGAAGGCCCACCTTGCACGTTTGAAGGAGCAGGGCATTGAAGCCATTGAGGATTAG
- a CDS encoding SRPBCC family protein, giving the protein MSTTTRITITAHVNKPVADVWRIWTDPAHITQWNAASDDWHCPKASNDLRMGGSFSSTMAAKDGSFSFDFAGVYDDVQLHRRIADTMSDGRTCQILFEGKDGGTMVTESFDAESQNPVEMQRAGWKAILDRFKAYAEAQA; this is encoded by the coding sequence ATGAGCACCACCACCCGCATCACGATCACCGCCCACGTCAATAAACCCGTGGCCGACGTCTGGAGGATCTGGACCGATCCCGCGCACATCACCCAATGGAACGCCGCAAGCGATGACTGGCACTGCCCCAAGGCCAGCAACGACCTGCGCATGGGCGGATCGTTCAGCAGCACCATGGCGGCCAAGGATGGCAGCTTCAGCTTCGACTTCGCCGGGGTGTACGATGATGTGCAGCTCCATCGGCGCATCGCCGACACCATGAGCGATGGCCGCACCTGCCAGATCCTGTTCGAGGGGAAGGACGGCGGCACCATGGTGACCGAATCGTTCGATGCGGAATCGCAGAACCCGGTGGAGATGCAACGGGCCGGCTGGAAGGCCATCCTGGACCGCTTCAAAGCGTATGCGGAAGCGCAGGCGTGA
- a CDS encoding SRPBCC family protein, giving the protein MSITVEIVPHGDSAIRITRTFLAPRTVVFDAMTTADMMLNWFHGATGWTLVLCEIDLRVGGTYRWVWRNADGQEMGMGGMYKEIVRPERLVTTEKFDQAWYPGEAVGTMVLTEEGGRTLMTLTVEYESPTARDGVLAAELGDGMEIGYQRLDRFLLQR; this is encoded by the coding sequence ATGAGCATCACGGTCGAGATCGTTCCCCACGGGGATAGCGCGATCCGCATCACGCGCACCTTCCTGGCACCGCGCACCGTGGTCTTCGATGCGATGACCACGGCCGACATGATGTTGAACTGGTTCCATGGCGCGACCGGCTGGACGCTTGTGCTGTGCGAGATCGACCTGCGGGTGGGCGGCACCTACCGATGGGTGTGGCGCAATGCCGACGGACAGGAGATGGGCATGGGCGGCATGTACAAGGAGATAGTCCGGCCCGAGCGCCTCGTGACCACGGAGAAGTTCGACCAAGCGTGGTATCCCGGCGAGGCCGTGGGAACGATGGTGCTGACCGAAGAGGGCGGAAGGACCTTGATGACCTTGACCGTTGAATATGAGTCACCGACGGCACGCGATGGTGTACTTGCCGCGGAATTGGGTGACGGGATGGAGATCGGCTACCAGCGCCTCGATCGGTTCCTATTGCAACGCTGA
- a CDS encoding DUF1801 domain-containing protein has product MNARFDPAVNALLDAHDHPLRKEIDMLRSIILGVDRSIEEGVKWNTASFRTHEWFATLNGPKQVKEPMLILHAGAKAKGLVLKDRIPDPEGLIKWLGTDRARIAFRNATDITSNKNALRAIISAWVKLI; this is encoded by the coding sequence ATGAACGCCCGCTTCGACCCTGCCGTGAACGCTTTGCTGGATGCGCACGATCACCCCTTGCGCAAGGAGATCGACATGCTGCGCAGCATCATCCTCGGCGTCGACAGGTCGATCGAGGAGGGTGTGAAATGGAACACGGCCAGCTTCAGGACCCATGAGTGGTTCGCTACGCTGAACGGCCCGAAGCAGGTGAAGGAACCGATGCTGATCCTGCATGCGGGCGCCAAGGCCAAAGGCCTCGTCCTGAAGGACCGGATCCCCGATCCGGAAGGCCTGATCAAATGGCTTGGAACCGACCGCGCGCGGATCGCTTTCCGAAACGCAACGGACATCACCTCGAACAAGAACGCCCTGCGCGCCATCATCAGCGCCTGGGTCAAGCTCATCTGA
- a CDS encoding GyrI-like domain-containing protein yields MITTPEIVTTTEQPAATIHLVIPSMEMPQHMDPAIQEVIVLLGEQGQQPAGPMFSYHHRRPSDTFDFEIGFPVVKPVQEKGRVKNSALPAGKVVRAVYQGPYERLGDAWRAMQDWVRAQKLPESGRFYERYLNNPDEVKHPKDYLTELNWVIA; encoded by the coding sequence ATGATCACCACACCCGAGATCGTCACCACCACCGAGCAGCCTGCCGCCACCATTCACCTGGTGATTCCAAGCATGGAGATGCCCCAGCACATGGATCCCGCCATCCAGGAGGTCATCGTGCTCCTGGGCGAACAGGGCCAACAGCCCGCCGGGCCGATGTTCAGCTATCACCATCGCCGTCCCAGTGACACCTTCGACTTCGAGATCGGCTTTCCCGTGGTGAAGCCTGTTCAGGAGAAAGGCCGTGTGAAGAACAGCGCCCTGCCCGCAGGAAAGGTCGTGCGGGCTGTTTATCAGGGTCCATACGAGCGGCTCGGCGATGCCTGGCGAGCAATGCAGGACTGGGTGCGCGCGCAGAAGCTTCCGGAGAGTGGGCGGTTCTATGAGCGTTACCTGAACAACCCCGATGAGGTGAAGCATCCGAAGGACTACCTCACGGAACTGAACTGGGTGATTGCCTGA
- a CDS encoding DUF1801 domain-containing protein, with amino-acid sequence MAMERIEAYLIRLPAAQRKALQALRKQILSALPGIEEHFGYGMPAFRYRGHPLLYIGAAKEHCALYGNVPAAFKEDLKGFKTSKGAVRFTPEKPLPAGLVNAIVQSKAADIEARWPSHAPGKG; translated from the coding sequence ATGGCCATGGAACGTATCGAGGCCTACCTGATCCGGCTTCCCGCGGCCCAGCGCAAAGCCCTCCAAGCGCTGCGCAAGCAGATCCTCAGCGCTTTGCCCGGGATCGAGGAGCACTTCGGCTATGGCATGCCGGCATTCAGGTACCGCGGGCATCCGCTCCTGTACATCGGTGCGGCAAAGGAGCATTGCGCGCTCTATGGCAACGTTCCAGCCGCATTCAAGGAGGACCTCAAGGGATTCAAGACCAGCAAGGGAGCCGTTCGATTCACGCCCGAGAAACCGCTGCCTGCCGGGCTTGTGAACGCCATCGTGCAATCGAAGGCCGCGGATATCGAGGCACGATGGCCTTCTCACGCCCCTGGGAAAGGATGA
- a CDS encoding cysteine desulfurase family protein, with protein MERIYLDNAATTPLAPEVFEAMVPYLRDHFGNPSAIHSYGRATRAAVEQSRRAIARLLHCAPGEIIFTSGGTEADNMVLHGAVRDLGVKHIITSAIEHHAVELTAHAIGDAGTAEVHWVKLEADGKPDLGHLENLLKDTQGQGVLVSLMHANNEIGTRIDLHAIGGLCHRYGALFHSDTVQTMGHYRFDLECTPVDFITCAAHKFHGPKGTGFLYMRSRAGLKPMILGGSQERNMRAGTENIAGIVGLAKAMELAYEDLEGHHRHVQGLKARMMQRLQAEIPGVGFNGDPGEDALYTVLNVRFPDDGRSEMLLYNLDIEGVACSGGSACSSGSNKGSHVLAALYPERPGANIRFSFSRYTTVAEVDRAVEVLKRVLQLEPLKA; from the coding sequence ATGGAACGCATCTACCTGGACAACGCCGCCACCACGCCATTGGCCCCTGAGGTCTTCGAGGCCATGGTGCCCTACCTGCGCGACCACTTCGGCAATCCCTCGGCCATTCACTCCTACGGGCGTGCCACGCGCGCTGCGGTGGAGCAGTCACGAAGGGCCATCGCCAGGCTCCTGCATTGCGCTCCGGGCGAGATCATCTTCACCAGCGGCGGCACCGAGGCGGACAACATGGTATTGCACGGAGCCGTGCGCGACCTGGGCGTCAAGCACATCATCACCAGTGCCATTGAGCACCATGCGGTGGAACTCACGGCCCACGCCATCGGCGATGCCGGTACCGCCGAGGTGCACTGGGTGAAGCTCGAGGCGGACGGCAAGCCGGACCTCGGACACCTGGAGAACCTGCTTAAGGACACCCAGGGGCAGGGGGTGCTCGTTTCGCTCATGCACGCCAACAACGAGATCGGAACGCGCATCGATCTGCATGCGATCGGCGGCCTTTGCCATCGTTACGGGGCGCTCTTCCACAGCGATACCGTTCAGACGATGGGCCACTACCGCTTCGATCTGGAGTGCACGCCTGTGGACTTCATCACCTGTGCCGCGCACAAGTTCCATGGCCCGAAAGGCACGGGGTTCCTCTACATGCGCAGCCGCGCCGGCCTGAAGCCGATGATCCTCGGGGGCTCCCAGGAGCGCAACATGCGCGCCGGCACCGAGAACATCGCGGGCATCGTGGGACTGGCGAAGGCGATGGAACTCGCCTACGAGGACCTCGAAGGCCATCACCGGCATGTGCAGGGCCTGAAGGCGCGCATGATGCAGCGCCTTCAGGCGGAGATACCGGGCGTGGGGTTCAATGGCGATCCGGGCGAGGATGCGCTCTATACCGTGCTCAACGTGCGCTTCCCTGACGACGGCCGCAGCGAGATGCTGCTCTATAACCTCGACATCGAGGGCGTGGCCTGCAGCGGCGGGAGCGCCTGTAGCAGCGGCAGCAACAAGGGCAGCCATGTGCTCGCCGCCCTCTATCCCGAGCGGCCGGGCGCGAACATCCGGTTCTCCTTCAGCCGATACACCACCGTGGCAGAGGTAGACAGGGCTGTTGAAGTGCTCAAACGTGTGCTGCAACTGGAGCCCCTGAAGGCCTAG
- the glmM gene encoding phosphoglucosamine mutase encodes MTLIRSISGIRGTIGGAPGTGLTPLDITRYTAAFAALMRKGRTHQARPLMVLGRDARMSGPMAAELVRGTLMGMGIDVVDLGLVTTPTVEMAVPGEGAIGGIILTASHNPSQWNALKLLNARGEFISAAEGAELLRIAEEDDWSAAGVEELGTVRNDGTWTRRHIEAILALDLVDAAAVASKGYRVVLDAVNSVGGIAVPELLERLGVEVIRIHCEPDGRFPHNPEPLPEHLADLCGAVVREKAHLGIAVDPDVDRLALVCEDGSLFGEEYTLVACADHVLAHRTGDTVSNLSSTRALDDIAARHGRKRHASAVGEVNVVETMRAVGAAIGGEGNGGVILGELHYGRDALVGIALFLTGLARSGKSALGLRRSYPDYFISKNKIELEPGMDVQGLVDAMAVRHAAQPHSTVDGLRIEFGTTWVHLRRSNTEPIIRIYAEAATMAEADALAGRIINELRGIAATTAPSR; translated from the coding sequence ATGACCCTCATCCGCTCCATCTCCGGCATCCGCGGCACCATCGGAGGCGCTCCCGGCACTGGGCTCACCCCCCTCGACATCACGCGGTACACCGCGGCATTCGCGGCGCTCATGCGCAAGGGGCGGACGCATCAGGCGAGGCCCTTGATGGTCCTGGGAAGGGATGCCCGGATGAGCGGCCCCATGGCAGCCGAACTGGTGCGGGGAACGCTGATGGGCATGGGCATCGATGTGGTGGACCTGGGTTTGGTCACGACGCCCACCGTGGAGATGGCCGTGCCGGGCGAAGGCGCCATCGGGGGCATCATCCTCACCGCCAGCCACAACCCCTCCCAATGGAACGCGCTGAAGCTGCTGAATGCGCGCGGCGAGTTCATCAGCGCCGCTGAAGGTGCGGAGCTGCTGCGCATCGCGGAGGAGGATGACTGGAGCGCAGCCGGGGTGGAGGAACTCGGAACCGTGCGGAATGATGGCACATGGACCCGCCGCCACATCGAGGCGATCCTCGCTCTCGACCTGGTTGACGCGGCCGCCGTGGCGAGCAAGGGCTACCGGGTGGTGCTCGACGCTGTGAATAGTGTTGGCGGCATCGCGGTTCCGGAGCTGCTTGAGCGGCTAGGCGTGGAGGTGATCCGCATCCATTGCGAGCCTGATGGCCGGTTCCCGCACAACCCCGAGCCGTTGCCGGAGCACCTGGCCGACCTGTGCGGGGCCGTTGTCCGTGAGAAGGCCCACCTGGGCATCGCGGTGGACCCTGATGTGGATCGGCTCGCGCTGGTGTGCGAGGATGGCAGCCTCTTCGGCGAGGAGTACACCCTGGTGGCATGTGCCGACCATGTGCTGGCCCACCGCACGGGGGATACGGTGAGCAACCTGAGCAGCACGCGGGCGCTGGACGACATCGCCGCCCGCCATGGCCGGAAGCGGCACGCCAGCGCCGTGGGCGAGGTGAACGTGGTTGAAACGATGCGCGCCGTGGGGGCAGCCATCGGCGGCGAGGGCAATGGCGGCGTCATCCTCGGCGAGCTCCACTACGGCCGCGATGCGCTCGTGGGCATCGCCCTCTTCCTCACCGGGCTCGCCAGGAGCGGCAAGAGCGCCCTGGGGCTGCGCCGTTCCTACCCCGACTACTTCATCAGCAAGAACAAGATCGAGTTGGAGCCGGGCATGGATGTTCAGGGCCTCGTGGACGCCATGGCCGTTCGCCATGCCGCACAGCCGCATTCCACCGTGGATGGCCTCCGCATCGAGTTCGGGACCACCTGGGTGCACCTGCGCCGCAGCAATACCGAGCCGATCATCCGCATCTACGCCGAGGCCGCCACCATGGCCGAAGCCGATGCCCTGGCCGGCCGGATCATCAACGAGCTACGCGGGATCGCTGCAACCACGGCCCCTTCCCGGTAA
- a CDS encoding tetratricopeptide repeat protein, whose protein sequence is MIARNGKAYFDVEELELIIDHYLEENEPRRAKEVLDFAKAQHPGSLDLMFSEAVVLMNLGRLNKALEVLDAIGKLEPFNEEVHLHKAGIYSQLRNYRRAVEHYKRALDLADEGRDEILVDLAFEYENLNAHEQAIAHLKEALEINPENEAALYELAYCFELTDAHQASVAYFRQFTNEHPYSFVAWFNLGNALARLDRLAESNEALDLCLAIDERFTSALFSKARNLLVMGEYQQAIDCYQEALANEGPQAVTFSYIGECYEKMERYEQALIHYDQALALDPNWVDAWIGRGVVKDMQGRLAESVKDLEVAVKLAPDHGDAWFYFANALGRAERYEESLAAYARLNALEPENLDGWLDHADLLLTVKGPEAALKKLREGAQVHQLHPRYRYRLVSYLLRLGQEQQALLELEEALMAEYAGHRQLLEHYPQAAAMPQVIHLLELYKQ, encoded by the coding sequence ATGATCGCCCGGAACGGGAAGGCCTACTTCGATGTGGAGGAGCTCGAGCTCATCATCGACCACTACCTCGAGGAGAACGAGCCGCGGCGTGCGAAAGAAGTGCTCGACTTCGCGAAGGCCCAGCATCCTGGATCGCTGGACCTGATGTTCAGCGAAGCAGTGGTGCTCATGAACCTGGGACGCCTGAACAAGGCGCTGGAGGTCCTCGATGCCATCGGGAAGCTGGAGCCCTTCAATGAAGAGGTGCACCTGCACAAGGCAGGGATCTACAGCCAGCTGCGGAACTACCGCCGGGCCGTGGAGCACTACAAACGAGCGCTCGACCTCGCGGATGAGGGCCGTGACGAGATCCTGGTGGACCTTGCCTTCGAGTACGAGAACCTCAACGCCCACGAGCAGGCCATCGCCCACCTGAAGGAGGCCTTGGAGATCAATCCGGAGAACGAGGCGGCGCTGTACGAGCTCGCCTATTGCTTCGAGCTCACGGATGCGCATCAGGCGTCGGTGGCCTACTTCCGCCAATTCACCAACGAGCACCCCTACAGCTTCGTGGCCTGGTTCAACCTGGGCAACGCGCTGGCGCGGCTCGACCGGCTGGCCGAGAGCAATGAAGCGCTGGACCTCTGCCTCGCGATCGATGAGCGATTCACCTCCGCCTTGTTCAGCAAGGCCCGCAACCTGCTGGTGATGGGCGAGTACCAGCAGGCCATCGACTGCTACCAGGAGGCACTGGCCAACGAAGGGCCGCAGGCCGTCACCTTCAGCTACATCGGCGAGTGCTATGAGAAGATGGAGCGCTATGAGCAGGCACTGATCCACTACGACCAGGCTCTGGCGCTCGACCCCAACTGGGTGGATGCCTGGATCGGGCGCGGCGTGGTGAAGGACATGCAAGGGCGCTTGGCCGAGTCCGTGAAGGACCTCGAGGTGGCTGTGAAGCTCGCACCGGATCATGGCGATGCCTGGTTCTACTTCGCCAATGCCCTCGGGCGCGCGGAGCGCTACGAGGAATCATTGGCGGCCTATGCCCGGCTCAATGCGCTGGAGCCCGAGAACCTCGATGGATGGCTGGACCACGCCGACCTGCTGCTGACCGTGAAAGGGCCTGAAGCAGCCCTGAAGAAGCTGCGGGAAGGTGCACAGGTCCATCAGCTCCATCCCCGCTACCGGTACCGCTTGGTGAGCTACCTGCTCCGGCTGGGCCAGGAGCAACAGGCGCTGCTTGAGCTGGAGGAGGCCCTTATGGCCGAATACGCCGGGCACCGCCAGCTGCTTGAGCATTATCCACAGGCGGCGGCCATGCCGCAGGTGATACACCTGCTGGAACTCTACAAGCAATGA
- a CDS encoding phosphosulfolactate synthase — translation MNYTLSHIPVRTKQPRDEGLTMVMDKGLSLRQVDDLIESSGALMDLVKLGFGTSFITPKLKEKVKRYQDAGIRVYLGGTLFEAFVARGQYKDYRKLVDQLKLDTVEVSDGSISMSAKEKCKYISELAKHFTVLSEVGSKESGILISPSKWVTMMRSELDAGSWKVIAEARESGTVGIYRPSGHAHTQLVSRILAKVAAKDILWEAPQKSQQVWFIKQLGANVNLGNIASDEVIALETLRLGLRGDTFFQYLPESVAEKLRQVKSES, via the coding sequence ATGAATTACACCTTGTCGCACATCCCCGTACGGACGAAGCAGCCGCGCGATGAGGGACTTACGATGGTGATGGATAAAGGCCTGTCCCTGCGGCAGGTGGACGACCTCATTGAAAGCAGCGGTGCGCTGATGGACCTGGTGAAGCTCGGCTTCGGGACGTCCTTCATCACCCCCAAGCTGAAGGAGAAGGTCAAGCGGTACCAAGATGCCGGAATCAGGGTCTACCTCGGAGGCACGCTCTTCGAGGCCTTCGTGGCGCGCGGTCAATACAAGGACTACCGCAAGCTGGTGGATCAGCTGAAGCTCGACACGGTGGAGGTCAGTGATGGGTCCATCAGCATGTCCGCCAAGGAGAAGTGTAAGTACATCAGCGAGCTGGCCAAGCACTTCACTGTGCTCAGCGAAGTGGGCAGCAAGGAGAGCGGCATCCTTATCAGCCCTTCGAAATGGGTGACCATGATGCGGTCCGAGCTCGACGCCGGCAGCTGGAAGGTCATTGCCGAGGCCCGCGAGAGCGGAACCGTCGGCATCTATCGGCCGAGCGGGCACGCCCATACCCAGCTGGTGAGCCGTATCCTGGCCAAGGTGGCGGCCAAGGACATCCTGTGGGAAGCGCCGCAGAAGTCGCAGCAGGTATGGTTCATCAAACAGCTGGGCGCCAATGTGAATCTGGGCAACATCGCAAGCGACGAAGTGATTGCGTTGGAGACCCTCCGACTGGGCCTGCGCGGCGACACCTTCTTCCAATACCTGCCGGAATCCGTGGCGGAGAAGCTGCGACAGGTGAAGAGCGAGTCCTGA
- a CDS encoding rhodanese-like domain-containing protein, with protein sequence MKEITCEELKRLRAEGTPHQLIDVREPYEAEACGIGGTLIPMGEVIERRAEIRTDVPVILHCRSGNRAAAVIQALESRYGFSGLLHLKGGIQAWSAEVEALHCD encoded by the coding sequence ATGAAGGAGATCACCTGCGAAGAGCTGAAACGCCTGCGTGCCGAGGGGACGCCCCATCAATTGATCGACGTCAGGGAGCCATACGAAGCCGAGGCCTGCGGCATCGGCGGAACGCTCATTCCTATGGGCGAGGTGATCGAGCGCCGTGCTGAGATCCGCACGGATGTCCCGGTCATCCTGCATTGCCGCAGCGGCAATCGCGCGGCGGCGGTCATTCAAGCCCTCGAGTCGCGATACGGCTTCAGCGGCCTTCTCCACCTCAAGGGGGGCATCCAGGCGTGGTCAGCCGAGGTGGAAGCCCTCCATTGCGATTGA
- a CDS encoding DUF368 domain-containing protein — translation MDLRSRIKLYLKGMAMGAADVVPGVSGGTIAFISGIYEELLSSIRSIGPDTLTVLRRQGLKAAWRQVNGDFLLTLVAGIGTSILLLVRPITWALQHEPVLIWSFFFGLIAVSVWLCGKLVRQWGTGPVVGGIIGTSIAVGIGLMSAGTAPDSLLFYFIAGAIAICAMILPGISGSFILLLLGAYLPVMTALKTLNLPVIVVFAAGCLFGLAAFSRLLNWMFQRHHDLTVSTLTGFLLGSLTIIWPWKEVVSTRVVHAGGPDEHLEPFLTRNVWPGDYATLTEIDRLLGVTAKDPNILGAALLALLGAALLLFLERFAPPRA, via the coding sequence ATGGACCTGCGCTCACGCATCAAGCTCTACCTGAAAGGAATGGCCATGGGCGCTGCGGACGTGGTGCCCGGCGTTTCGGGCGGGACCATCGCCTTCATCTCCGGCATCTATGAGGAACTCCTCTCCTCCATCCGGTCCATCGGTCCCGATACGCTGACCGTGCTTCGGCGGCAAGGGTTGAAGGCTGCCTGGCGGCAGGTGAACGGCGATTTCCTCCTCACCCTCGTGGCCGGCATCGGTACCAGCATCCTGCTCCTGGTGCGTCCCATCACCTGGGCGCTTCAGCACGAGCCGGTGCTCATCTGGAGCTTCTTCTTCGGCCTGATCGCCGTGAGCGTGTGGCTGTGCGGGAAGCTGGTGAGGCAGTGGGGAACCGGCCCCGTCGTGGGAGGCATCATCGGCACGTCCATCGCGGTGGGCATCGGGCTCATGAGCGCTGGCACCGCGCCCGACAGCCTCCTCTTCTATTTCATCGCCGGTGCCATCGCCATCTGCGCCATGATCCTGCCCGGCATCAGCGGCTCCTTCATCCTGCTGCTCCTGGGCGCCTACCTGCCGGTGATGACCGCGCTGAAGACCTTGAACCTGCCGGTGATCGTGGTCTTCGCCGCCGGATGCCTCTTCGGGCTAGCCGCCTTCTCGCGCCTGCTCAACTGGATGTTCCAGCGCCACCACGACCTCACCGTCTCCACCCTTACAGGCTTCCTGCTGGGTTCGCTCACCATCATCTGGCCGTGGAAGGAGGTGGTGAGTACCCGCGTGGTGCATGCCGGCGGCCCCGATGAGCACTTGGAGCCCTTCCTCACGCGCAATGTCTGGCCAGGGGATTATGCCACGCTCACCGAGATTGACCGCCTGCTGGGTGTGACCGCGAAGGACCCGAACATACTGGGAGCCGCCCTCCTTGCGTTGCTGGGCGCGGCGCTGCTCCTATTCCTGGAGCGCTTCGCACCGCCCCGCGCATGA
- a CDS encoding shikimate dehydrogenase, producing MIRYGLIGKSLAHSFSQRWFTEKFAREGLAHHRYDLFELSSIEELPVLVRDTPGLRGLNVTIPYKQAVIPLLHGLDPLAAAVGAVNAIRIEDGRLVGRNTDVAGFRSTLLPLLGERRPRALVLGTGGASRAVAYVLKELGIRFRAVSRSAQRGDLTYDLLEPIVVDVCKLIINATPVGMYPATEERPELPYAAIGPDHVLIDLVYNPPETAFLRAGRARGAVTANGQAMLEAQAEEAWRFWNP from the coding sequence ATGATCCGGTACGGCCTCATCGGCAAGTCCCTCGCCCATTCCTTCAGCCAGCGCTGGTTCACGGAGAAGTTCGCCCGCGAGGGCCTTGCCCACCATCGCTACGACCTCTTCGAGCTCAGTTCCATCGAGGAACTGCCGGTCCTGGTCCGGGATACGCCCGGGCTCCGCGGCCTGAATGTGACCATCCCGTACAAGCAGGCCGTTATTCCCCTGCTGCATGGCCTTGACCCGTTGGCGGCCGCCGTTGGCGCGGTGAACGCCATCCGCATCGAGGATGGCCGGCTCGTGGGCCGCAACACGGACGTGGCGGGATTCCGAAGCACGCTGCTTCCACTGCTGGGGGAGCGACGGCCGCGCGCCTTGGTGCTCGGCACCGGAGGTGCCAGCCGCGCGGTGGCGTATGTGCTCAAGGAACTGGGCATCAGGTTCAGGGCGGTGAGCCGGAGCGCACAGCGCGGCGACCTCACCTACGACCTGCTGGAGCCCATCGTGGTGGACGTGTGCAAGCTCATCATCAACGCCACGCCGGTGGGCATGTACCCCGCAACGGAAGAACGGCCTGAACTGCCCTACGCGGCCATCGGCCCGGATCATGTCCTCATCGACCTGGTGTACAATCCGCCGGAGACCGCGTTCCTACGGGCGGGGCGTGCGCGCGGGGCAGTTACCGCCAATGGCCAAGCGATGCTGGAGGCGCAAGCCGAAGAGGCCTGGCGGTTCTGGAATCCCTGA